Genomic segment of uncultured Methanobrevibacter sp.:
GTTGGCACTTTGAATAATAAGGATATTAAGATTACTTCCGGTTCTCAAATCAATATTATCGGTAAGGAAGGTGCAGGTTTCATTAATAATGGTACTATTACCATTGGTGATGGTACTGGTAAGGCTGGTTCTATTACTATTTCCGGTTTAACTTTCACTAACTTCAATAAAGATGGTATTGCTGTAAATCAATTATCAAGTGATATTACCATTAATAACAATAAGTTTGATTTGACTTATGATGATACTTATGGACTAATGGATTATTCCTCTCCTATGGCTATTGTAGCATATGGTTATGTTGATGATGTAGAAATTACCAATAACAACATAAAAATGGTCACTGCTGCTGGTTATAATTATGGTATTGATTTTAATAAATGGCTTCCGGATTATAGTAAAGGAATGGGAAATGCTGAACACTTATTTGTAGCTAATAATGATATTAACATTACTTCTACTGCAAGTTTTGGTATGGTAGAAGCATTTTATATTGATACAGTAGCTAATTCAGTTTTCAAAAACAACACTATTAATACCTATTCTGGCCCAGGGGTAGTGAATTATGCTATAGCTGTTGCCGATTCTTGTGGATATGATATAATGAGTCATTACTTTGATGATGAATATGTAGGGGGCGATTCTCCTTATAACATCACCATAATAGATAACAACATTAACATAGAATCTGGTGATATGGCGTATGGTATAACTGTTATTAGTTGGTCAAATACAGATATTTGGTTCGAAGAAATTATAAAAGATATTGTCATTTCCAATAATGATTTAACAATCAATTCTCAAACTGGTGCTATCGGTATAGGTGCTCAAAGTTCTGATGTAAAAATAACTGATAACAAGGTAACTATTAATGCACATGCTGATGCACAAGTAACAGCTAATCCTGATCCAGTATTTGGTGATGACAGCAATGCAATTACAATACTCAATTTTAATGAAGTCTTAGGTTATTACTACAACACTACTGTTACAGACAATATAATTACCACTAATGTTCCAGCTATTTTCATAGACAAAACTAAAGGAAATGGATATTATAGTCCTGAACCTATAGTAATTGAAGACAACACTGTAACCTACACTGGTGCTGTTGAATACACTATTGATGATGACCATTATTTCTTGTTCTTTAATGATGACGGTACTTCTACTGATTTATTAAACCCTGAAGGAAATTATGCTTTAAAGTTAGGTAATTTAACTAATAAGGTTATTAAAATCCTAACAGGTTCTAATATTAATGTCACCGGTGTTGAAGGTGATTCTTTAACTAATTCCACAATAATCATTGGTGATGGTGCAGGTAGTGCAAGTGGAGTAATCGTTAAAGATTTAGTAATTGTAAACATCAATAAAGATGGAATTGTTGTAAATGATGAATCTAAAGACATAACTGTTGATAACAATAACTTGAATTTAACTTATGATAGTACTTATTCAGGTTCTCCAATGGCTATTGTAATATATGGACATTCTGAAGACATAGCAGTAACTAATAATGTAATAAATATGGAAACTGCAGCTACATATAATTATGGTATTGATGTATCCATATATGGTCCAGGTTATGTTCCAGGCAGTGCTAATGCTAAAAATTTAGTCATATCTGACAATACTGTTAATATGCATACAACTTCTGCTACCGGTATGGGTGAAGCTATCTATTTAGATACCCTAACTAATTCAATAGTAGAAAATAATAATATTTATGTTAAAACTGAGAACGATGCTGCAAATTATGGTATTGCTCTTGCTGATTCAAGTAATTGGTTAGGAGATGGAGTCACTGCTCCATATAATGTAACCATTAGAAAAAATACAGTATATTTAGATTCTAATGATATGGCTAATGGTATTAGTGTAATAAGTGCAAAAGCATTCGAAGGTTCAAGAAACTTTGTTATTGCAGATAATGATGTAACAGTTAATTCTGCAAAAGGAGCTCATGGTATTGCAACCTACACTCCTGATGTTGAAATTAGTGGTAACACTGTAACTGTCTTCGCTAACCCTGATGTTGAAAATAATGCTTATTGTAGTAATTATTTAGGTAATCATAGTGCTGCAATTTTTATAAACAATGTTGATCCTAATTCAAATAACATTGTAAAAGACAATGAAATCTACACTACTGTTGATAAAATTAATTACACTAATGTAGAAGATGAACAATTAAAGCCAGTTATTGAAGATAATACTGAACAATCAAGTTACATAATTGATGATGATACTTATTCCACTTACTTCAATGATGATGGAACCATTAAAGATGATGCTCCTATAAGTGCAGGAGATGCTCTTTTATTAGGTGATTTATCCAATAAAAATTTCGTTATTGACACTGGATTAACCATTAAGGGAATCCCTGGTAAAAAATTAGTAAACAGTAAAATCAAACTTGTTGCAGGTGCTGATGGTTCTGTAATTGATGGTTTAACCATTGAATATCCTGAACTTAAATATGGTGCTATTACTCTTGAAGAAGTCAATAATGTAGAAATAACTAATAATAAAATTATTGTTCCTAGCACTACTCAAACTGTATATGGTATTGCTATTAATTCTGGAACTAACGGATGTAATAACATTTCTATAAACAACAACCATATCAATATCACAGGTAGTAAATATGTTTATGGTATAGACATTTGGCAGGATTATAGCCTTGAAAATAAACACAACAATATCATGATCTTTGAAAACGAATTTTTCGTTACCGGTACTGGCGGAAAAATGACTGAAGGTATTTTCGTATCCAATTGTAATGATGTAATAATTGATGGAAACGATATTACTGCTACTTGTGATGGCCCTGCTTATGGTATTGGTACTAACTATTTATTTAATGCAGCAATTGCAA
This window contains:
- a CDS encoding Ig-like domain repeat protein, with protein sequence MKLSKFTVVLAILLVSILAIGAVSAESVDDAGIVAVADGDIQESVDVTDSADDLSTANTADETVEDAGGAVLGDEPQSYDLDDDSYSTYFNEDGTATAALSADGDYTLNVGTLNNKDIKITSGSQINIIGKEGAGFINNGTITIGDGTGKAGSITISGLTFTNFNKDGIAVNQLSSDITINNNKFDLTYDDTYGLMDYSSPMAIVAYGYVDDVEITNNNIKMVTAAGYNYGIDFNKWLPDYSKGMGNAEHLFVANNDINITSTASFGMVEAFYIDTVANSVFKNNTINTYSGPGVVNYAIAVADSCGYDIMSHYFDDEYVGGDSPYNITIIDNNINIESGDMAYGITVISWSNTDIWFEEIIKDIVISNNDLTINSQTGAIGIGAQSSDVKITDNKVTINAHADAQVTANPDPVFGDDSNAITILNFNEVLGYYYNTTVTDNIITTNVPAIFIDKTKGNGYYSPEPIVIEDNTVTYTGAVEYTIDDDHYFLFFNDDGTSTDLLNPEGNYALKLGNLTNKVIKILTGSNINVTGVEGDSLTNSTIIIGDGAGSASGVIVKDLVIVNINKDGIVVNDESKDITVDNNNLNLTYDSTYSGSPMAIVIYGHSEDIAVTNNVINMETAATYNYGIDVSIYGPGYVPGSANAKNLVISDNTVNMHTTSATGMGEAIYLDTLTNSIVENNNIYVKTENDAANYGIALADSSNWLGDGVTAPYNVTIRKNTVYLDSNDMANGISVISAKAFEGSRNFVIADNDVTVNSAKGAHGIATYTPDVEISGNTVTVFANPDVENNAYCSNYLGNHSAAIFINNVDPNSNNIVKDNEIYTTVDKINYTNVEDEQLKPVIEDNTEQSSYIIDDDTYSTYFNDDGTIKDDAPISAGDALLLGDLSNKNFVIDTGLTIKGIPGKKLVNSKIKLVAGADGSVIDGLTIEYPELKYGAITLEEVNNVEITNNKIIVPSTTQTVYGIAINSGTNGCNNISINNNHINITGSKYVYGIDIWQDYSLENKHNNIMIFENEFFVTGTGGKMTEGIFVSNCNDVIIDGNDITATCDGPAYGIGTNYLFNAAIANNHITVGSDNMAYGITATTSGSDLIIRANEIDVVGVGAVGVGINNQTGAIIEDNTISIDGGNYTTITVSDSLGTANAGILVGEGNTDVKTSGNDVSEKTPLRSDTAIEANNITVTAAPSGNGSFEITLRTAGGMPLANQVVKVVFNNQMYELTTDAKGVALLPFALNKGGTYNVEVFYLGDDDYRGSDASAKITINKIATKTTASAKTYLATAKTKSFTATLKDANGNILANKKVTFTVNGKTYTATTNAKGVATVKLALTAAKTYTVTIKFAGDSVYAASTVSAKVKLNKEKTKITAPTKTFKRTAKTKKVVITLKNSKGKAVAKKKITLTVNKKKYTVKTNSKGKATFKVKLTKKGTFKYTVKFAGDTQYKAVKKTGKIKIK